In a genomic window of Aggregatimonas sangjinii:
- a CDS encoding 6-pyruvoyl trahydropterin synthase family protein — translation MKVKVSRRAHFNAAHRLFRADWSFEKNDAIFGKCNNPNYHGHNYELIVSVTGEIDQETGFVMDVKILKDLIKSEIEDAFDHKNLNVDVPDFKDLNPTAENIAVVIWNKLRKHIDTDKQLEVILYETPRNFVTFSG, via the coding sequence ATGAAAGTAAAAGTCAGTCGAAGAGCACATTTTAACGCCGCACATCGCCTTTTTAGGGCTGATTGGAGTTTCGAGAAGAACGATGCCATATTCGGGAAGTGTAATAATCCGAATTATCATGGGCATAACTACGAATTGATCGTGAGTGTAACCGGTGAAATAGATCAAGAAACGGGATTTGTTATGGATGTGAAAATCCTAAAGGATTTGATCAAAAGTGAAATTGAGGATGCTTTTGATCACAAAAACCTGAATGTTGATGTTCCCGATTTCAAGGATTTGAATCCGACTGCGGAAAACATTGCCGTGGTTATCTGGAACAAGCTTCGTAAACACATTGATACCGACAAACAGCTCGAGGTAATACTCTACGAAACACCAAGGAACTTTGTAACCTTTTCGGGCTAG
- a CDS encoding peroxiredoxin gives MGLKVGEKAPEFSLTDQYGEPFHSKDVLGKKYMVIYFYPKDNTPACTKEACQFRDRYEDFTDNGAVVIGISADSQKSHRRFSDKYELPFTLLVDSDNMVRRLFRVQSNLLFLSGRETFMVDLEGEIIMAFNSIGASEHVKRALKTLRNAIK, from the coding sequence ATGGGATTGAAAGTTGGAGAAAAAGCTCCGGAATTTTCTTTGACCGATCAGTACGGAGAACCCTTTCACAGTAAGGATGTACTGGGGAAAAAATATATGGTCATTTACTTTTATCCCAAAGACAACACCCCTGCATGCACCAAAGAGGCCTGTCAGTTTCGTGATCGTTATGAAGATTTTACCGATAACGGGGCCGTAGTCATCGGGATAAGCGCCGATTCACAAAAATCGCATCGTAGATTTTCCGATAAATACGAATTGCCATTTACCTTGTTGGTCGATTCAGATAATATGGTAAGACGTCTGTTCCGGGTGCAAAGTAATTTGTTGTTCCTATCGGGTAGGGAGACCTTTATGGTCGACCTTGAAGGTGAAATTATCATGGCCTTTAATAGTATTGGTGCTTCCGAACATGTAAAAAGAGCCCTAAAGACATTGAGAAACGCTATCAAGTAA